The DNA segment ACCTTGAGTCTTCTACTGCAATAACTGCTCTTATCAGATGCTCGGGGATTTTCTTAAGGGGTACATATATGCCTTTCTCAACCTTGAATTCCCCTACAAGGGTGTCTTCGTCTGCGTATATCTTTGTCCCTTCAGAAGGCTGGTAATTCTTGATTTCCTCTATGCGCGGAACTGCTTTGACAAGGGCAAGATAACCGCCTGTGGCAATGCCGAGAGACAAAACAAGGGTAAGAATAAGGAATGTAGATATAAATTTTTTAATCATCATAAAGAAATTATAGTTCTCCTGTGATTTAAGTGTCAATTTACCCCGTTAGAAATCCAAAAATAGAGATAGGGAAGGCTGGTGAAGAATTTCTATACGACACCTTAATAATAAAAAGTTAAGAGTTTAAAATCACATAACTTTTCACTTTCAACTTTCAACTTTCAACTTTCAACTTAAATAATCTGTCGATTATAGAAATTCTGAGACAGCTTTCCCTACCTCTATCGTTGGCTCTTATACTTTTATCCCCATTTCAACCTGTTTCTTTTTTATCTCTTTAATCCTGTCTCTAATCCTTGCGGCCCTTTCAAACTCCAGATTTCTGGCAGCCTCCCTCATCTCTTCTTCAAGCCCTTTTATAATTGATTCATTGCCATATTCAACTTTTTCCTCTGCCACCGCAGGCACAGTCCAGTAATCAGCCTCATAGATAGAGGACAGAATGTTTGTTATTTCCTTTTTTATGGTTTTGGGGGTTATTTTGTTTTTGCGGTTATATGCCTCCTGCAGGCTTCTTCGCCTGGTGGTCTCTCTTATAGCAGCTTCCATTGAGCCTGTGGTTGTGTCTGCATAAAGAATTACCTCTCCGTTTATATTCCTTGCAGCCCTCCCGGCTGTTTGTATAAGAGAACGCTCAGAGCGGAGGAAGCCCTCTTTGTCTGCATCTAAGATTGCAACGAGCGAGACCTCTGGTAAATCAAGGCCCTCCCTCAACAGGTTTATTCCGATCAGGACATCAAAGTTTCCGAGCCTTAAGTCTCTCAAAATCTCCACCCTGTCGAGAGTATCAATATCTGAATGCAGATACCTTGCCCTTACTCCTAATTCCTGGTAATAGTCCGTGAGATCTTCTGCCATCCTCTTTGTGAGCGTGGTTACCAGAACCCTTTCGCCTCTTGTAGCCCTCTTTTTAATCTCTACAAGGAGGTCATCTACCTGCTCTTTAATTGGCCTTACCTCCATCTTCGGGTCCATCAGGCCAGTTGGCCTGACCACCTGTTCAATGACCCTGCCTTTTGACTGTTCAATCTCATACCCTGCAGGAGTTGCTGATACATAAATCGCCTGGTTTACCCTGTGCTCGAATTCCCTGAGGGTGAGCGGCCGGTTATCGAGGGCAGAGGGCAGTCTGAAACCATAGTCCACTAATGTCTGTTTCCTTGACCTGTCACCCTCATACATCCCCCTGATCTGCGGCATGGTTGCATGGGACTCATCGATTATTATCAGGAAATCCTCAGGGAAATAATCAACAAGGCTGAACGGTGGTTCCCCAGGGGCCCTGCCGCTCAGATGTCTTGAGTAGTTTTCTATTCCGTGGCAGTAACCAAATTCCCTTAACATTTCCATATCAAACCTGGTTCTCTGTTCAATCCTCTGTGCCTCAAGGTTTTTCCCTCGCTTCATTAAAAATTCAACCCTCTCCTCAAGCTCCTCCTCTATGGAAGACAGTGCCCGCTCAAGTCTTGGCCTTGGCGTAATCCAGTGACTGTTGGGATAGATGGCAACTTTTGCAAGCCTTCTGAAAATCTGCCCGGTTAGTGAATCAAACTCATAGATGGCGTCAATGTCGTCTCCGAAAAATTCAACCCTGATTGCCCTGTCGCCAGAAAAAGATGGGAATATCTCCACAATATCTCCCCTTACTCTGAAATTACCCCGCTTAAATTCCTCGCTCCTCTCATAGAGAATATCAACAAGCCTCCTAAGGATAACATCCCTTTCTGTGCGCATACCCTCCTCAAGCCAGAGGTGCATCTCACGGTAATCTTCAGGTGAGCCGATGCCATAAATGCAGGACACAGAGGCGACAACTATCGTATCCCTCCTTTCAAGGACAGCCCTTGTTGCTGAGTGCCTCAGCCTGTCAATATCGTCATTTATCAGGGCATCTTTTTCGATATATGTATCATTGGAGGGGATATACGCCTCGGGCTGGTAATAGTCGTAATAACTGACAAAATACTCCACAGCATTTTCAGGAAAGAAATTTTTAAATTCTCCATAAAGCTGGGCAGCGAGGGTCTTATTATGGGCAATGACAAGGGTTGGTTTTTTTACATTCGCTATTACATTGGCAATTGTAAAAGTCTTTCCAGAGCCCGTGACGCCGAGAAGTACCTGATGCCGAAGCCCCTTAATAATCCCCTTTGAGAGGGCATTTAGGGCCTCTGGCTGGTCGCCTTTTGGCGTAAAATCAGATATAAGCTTAAACTCAGACATGATAATCCCCTTAAAATATCTTATCACGATTCTGAAAATCTATTTTAAAATCCCTCAAATAAAGTAATTAACCACAGGGAGTACAGAGGCAATACATTGATACTAAAAAAAGACTAAAAGGCAGTAACCACAGAGACACAGAGGCACAGAGATAGGCATATGAAAAAATTATAGCCACAGAGAACATAGAGGTCACAGAGATAAACATAAAAAAACTCTTTTGTTTAAAAAATAAACCAACAGTATTAACTGAAATTTTTTAAGCATGAGGAGGCTAAAATTAAAAAGATAATGTTTCTCTGCACTGGCAATTCCTGCCGAAGCCAGATGGCAGAGGGCATTGCAAGGGCCTTAGGTGGAGACGTTATAGAGCCTTGCAGTGCAGGGCTCATTTCTGCTGGGGTTCATCCACGGGCAATAGCAGTAATGAAGGAAATAGGTATTGATATATCACATCAAAAATCAGAGATTATCGATGAAGACCTCCTCAGGCAGATGGATATTATAATCACACTCTGTGGAAACGCAGAAGCATCATGCCCCATAACACCTCCTGAAATAAAACGGCTGCACTGGCCCATCAAAGACCCTGTTGGGACCATCGGCACAGAGGATGAAATTATGCGCGAGTTCAGGCGTGCGAGAAATGAGATTAAAACAAGAATCGAAAGTTTAATAGCGGAGATAAGGAGGTCTTGACTATTCTGCTGGAAAACTACAAAATAAGCCTTATTTCAGGCCGAGCAAAAAATTAATGGTGGGCAGTCGCAGAATCGAACTGCGGACACGAGGCTTTTCAGGCCTCTGCTCTACCGACTGAGCTAACTGCCCTCGAAGAACTATAACCCACATAAATTTTTATTGTCAAGATCATGAATAGCAGAACAAAAGCTTTCTCCAGGCAAAGCGCAGGAACTAAACTTGATTTCTTAATGCCTGTTATCTCCGGGGTACTTCTGGTTCTGGGCTTCTCCCCGCTTGATTTATATCCAATTGCATGGATAGCCCTTGTTCCCCTGCTGGCGTCATTGTGGGACAAACATATAAAGAGGGCATTCCTTTATGGTATGACCACAGGCCTTGTGTATTTTACAGGGACGGTTTACTGGGTGTTTAACTCTGTTAATGTTTATGGAAAAATCCCGTTTGTGCCAAGCGCGATAATTGTAATAGCGCTCTGTTTTTATCTTGCCATTTATGTGGGCGTATTCTCCATAATATTCAATCGCCTCATCAAGGCATCACAACTTCCTGCTCTGATTATAACCCCTGTATTCTGGGTGACCCTTGAGTTTTTGCGCTCGTATGCCCTTACAGGTTTTCCATGGTCAAGTCTCGGATATTCCCAGTATAAGTTTCTGCCAATGATTCAGGTGGCAGACATCACAGGGGTCTATGGCATTTCTTTTCTTGTTGCTGCGGTTAACGGGGCTGTCTTCGATTTAATTTATCTGTCAAAGAGACAGTCCAGAATGCCCCTTTTCCCTTTCTGGCCGACGATTGCAGGGCTTATAGCCCTTTCAATAATTATAGTTTCCTGCCTATCTTATGGTCTGTGGAGATTGGGGGTTGAAACTAAAGGGAGCAGTGTCAGGGTTAGTGTAATACAGGGGAATATAGAGCAGGACAAAAAATGGGACAGCAATTTTCAGAGGGCTGCTATCGATGCCTATAAGAGACTTACTTTAAATGCTGTTAATGATTCTCCAAATCTTATAGTATGGCCTGAGACATCAGTGCCTTTTATATTTGGATACGACAAGGTCCTTTCATCGGAGATTACCGAATTTCAGCAACAAATCGGCACATACCTCCTTTTTGGCAGTACCCAGGTCAAGGATGTCAAGGGCGGTAAATATCTGTTAAGTAATAGCGCTGTCCTTCTCTCTCCAGATGGCACGGTAGCCTCCATTTATGATAAAATACATTTAGTTCCTTATGGCGAGTATGTCCCGCTCAGATGGCTCTTTCCTTTTATTGATAAATTAGTCACTGCAGTAGGAGACTTCATCCCAGGCAAAGAGCATACTGTTATGGAGACGCCTTATGGAAGCCTTGGTACTCCTGTGTGCTATGAGATTATTTTCCCCGGGCTTATAAGAAAGTTTACTTTTAGCGGAGCTGACATTATAGTTACTGTAACAAATGATGCATGGTTCGGCCGCTCGTCAGCCCCATCCCAGCATTTTTCTATGGCTGTGTTCAGGGCTGTTGAAAACAGGGTCCCAATTGCAAGGGCTGCGAATACCGGGATTTCTGGTTTTATAGATGCAAAGGGCAGGATAAAAAATAAGAGCGCCCTGTTTGTTGAGGCAGTTTTAACAGAGAATTTAGAGGTCGGGTCATTCAAAAAGAGTTTTTATTCAAAGTATGGCGACCTTTTCTCGTTTCTGTGTATAATTATATCAGTTATATTAATAGCAAATAACCTTTACCGGAGGCAATAAATGATTCATGAGGAAGAATTAAGAGAAGAACTAAAGGCTCTGAAGATAGGGCTTGAAGCCATAAGGGGGTATCTTTGATGTCCCGTCTTTAAAAAGCAGACTTGAAACCCTGCAGAAAGAGCTTTTATCAGAAGAGATATGGTTATCACCTGCTAAGATGCAGGAACTCCTTAAAGAAAAAGCTGCCGTAGAAGCAAACTTAGCGCCATTCGAATCCCTGCAAAACAAGATAGAAGACCTGAATGTCCTTTTTGAGCTTTCAGAAGAAGAGGATGGGGAGGTTTTTCTCGAAGAGATTCAGAAAAAACTCAAGGCATTGCAGTCCGAACTCACAGAGGCTGAATTAAAAAGCCTTCTTTCAGGGCAGCACGACATGGACAATGCAATTATGTCCATACACCCAGGAGCTGGCGGCACAGAGAGCCAGGACTGGGCACAGATGTTGATGAGGATGTATTTAAGGTGGGCTGATCGCAGGGGCTTCAAGTCAGAGATAATAGACCTGCTTTCAGGGGAAGAGGCAGGGATAAAAAGCGCTACAATAACTATCAATGGTCCCTATGTTTATGGCTATCTAAAAGCAGAAGCAGGGGTTCACAGGCTGGTCAGGATATCTCCATTTGATGCAAACAAAAGACGCCATACCTCCTTTGTGGCCATCCTTGTATATCCTGAGATAGGGGAGGATGTCGAGGTCGAGCTAAAAGAAGATGATTTAAGGATTGATACCTTCAGGGCTTCTGGCGCCGGAGGGCAGCATGTAAATAAGACCTCATCAGCAGTTAGAATAACCCATCTGCCGACAGGCATAGTGGTGGCGTGTCAGAATGAGAGGTCACAGCATAAAAACAGGGCTATGGCCATGAAGATATTAAGGGCGCGGCTCTATGACATGAAGAAAAAAGAACAGGATAAAAAGATAACAGAACTCATAGGTGAGAAAAAAGACATTGCCTGGGGCAGCCAGATACGTTCATATACACTTCAGCCATACCAGCTTGTAAAAGACCACAGGACAGGGCTTGAGAAGGGCAATGTAGATGCCGTGCTGGATGGAGATATCGATGATTTTATCAAGGAATATCTCTTAACCGAAAAAAAGGCATAGGCCGCTCTGTCTCATAATTTTTTGGGTCATAAAGACTAAGGCTGCTTTACATCACAATTAGATATATTCTTCCACAGGCATACATTATTGCGGCCGCTGCGTTTTGCGAAGTAAAGTGCCTGGTCAGCCTTCTCTATAAGTTCATCCTTTTTCTTAGAATCATGAGGATACGAAGCCACCCCTATGCTGAGGGTGATCCTCAATTCATTTTTATCTACATGAAACGGCCTTTCCATTACATGAATTCTGAGCCTTTCAGCCATCTTCTCTGCCCCTTTGATATCCGTACCTATAAGAACGGCTGCAAATTCCTCTCCACCGTATCTTGCCAGGATATCGATATCTCTGAAGGTCGTTCTCAGTATGGAGGCAATACCTTTGAGGACAGCGTCTCCTGCAGGATGTCCGTAAGTGTCGTTTACCTTTTTGAAATGGTCTATGTCAATAAGCATTAACGATAGGGCATCGGGTATCCTTTCAAGTCTTCTGAATTCCTGGGCGAGTTTCTCCTGAAAGTACCTGTGATTAAAAAGCCCTGTGAGGCCATCTGTGATGGCTAAGTCTTCTACTTCTTTGTGGAGCTTAGCATTTGTTATAGAGACGGCTGCCTGGTTACATACTATTTGAAGTAAAAGAACATCATAGGAGCTTAAAAGATTGGGTTCTGTTGAGGCAATAGAGAGGATTCCGAGTATTTTCTTCTCATAAAGGATAGGGATTCCTAAAAAAGTCCTGGTCGAAGACAAATTAAAGGGATATACAGATAGTTTCCTATCGCCTTTGATATCTGAAAAAATTAACATCTGTTTATTTTTGAGAATCCATTCAAACAGTGTGCCCTCATGGGGGAATATCGCATCCTTCAACTCCAGCCCCTGCTCTGACATCACCTTTAATCTCCCGTCTTCTATAATGAAAAGAGCTGCTGCTGATGATGGAGCAACGCTTAAAGCAAAGTTTACCAGCCTCTCTGCCACCTCATTGAGCTTTAAAGACGAACCGAGGTCTATACTAACAGCATGCAGGGCCTTAAACCATTCGGCAGCGCGATTTACCTCGCTGTAAACCCTTGTCTTATGCAATAGCTCTATAATCATTGCTGCAAAACGGACCAGAATGTCTTTTTCGTGCTCGCCAAAGGCATCTTCATGGCTGCTGTCTGCCACAACAATCCCTTCAAGGAGGTCCCCCTTAATAATCGGCACACATATGAAAGAGCCTATTTCCTTTGTCCTGGGATAACCCAGATCAAATGGTCTTCCCTTCAGTTTTGAAAAAATGACTGGTTTTTTCTGCCTTGCTGCAAGAGAGAGATAGCCCTTTCCAGGTGGTATTGGAGCCATGCTGATGTCTTCGGTTGAGCCGTTAAGAATTAGATCCTCGTCCTTCAGGACAAAAAAGGAAACTGAATCAGCATTTATCGTTTCTTTTATAAGGCGCACCATCTCATCCATGGCCTTTTTTGTCTCAAGGACAGCCCGCACCTGATCAGAAAGCCTGTCTTTACCAAAGGCCCCATCTTCAGTGCCATCGAGGTTCATCGCATCTTTTTTAAGCCGTTCAAGCTCTCCGGCAACCCTATCCAGCTTTTTTCTATTTTTGGAAAAAATAAAAAATGAACTTGTGCCTGTTATCAACAGGGACGTGTAGAACACGATCTGCTCCTCAACAGGCCATATGCTGGTCGTACCGACCCCAAGCAGAAGAATTGCTACAAAGCAGGCAATGATAATCCTGGCCGGAAAGAAACCTGAAACTGCTACTATAATTGGAATATAGATGAGGTGAAAGAGTGGTTTTCCTGAAAATCTTATGAAACTCCCTATCACAAAGAGTATCGGGAAAAGAAAACCGAGACTTCCCCACTGTGTTTTAAATCTAATATACTGATACAGGCCAATGGCAAAAACTATCGCTATTATTAAAAACCACAGGTAAGGTGTTCTATGCGGCAGGCCGAAGACAAAAGCTACGTACAGGAAAACAGACAGAAAAAGAAGGATTAAATCTTTATTCCCTGCCCTTCCTGACCATTTCTTCATGGAAAAACTTCTGATAAAGGACCTCCCACTCAGGGCTTCCCTCAGGTATTTTTTTCGAATATGACTGCAATTTTTTACGGACAGTTAAGTCTATTTCTTCTTCTATTTTCAACTCCTTTATAAAAACCCTCTTTATTTCCTTTCTTATCTGCCCTTCTTCAGCAAGCAGGTTTATTGTATTTTTGTTTAAGAGCCCCTTCAGGACAACGTGAGTCAGGTGGCTCACCTTGTCGTCAGAGAGCTTCATAAAACAAGGTTCCTCTCTCTAACAAGTTTTTTCTTGGTGAGCTCGAATAGTTTTCGGTAATCGAGTCTTCCTTTTTCAATTTCAGATTCAAATTGACGTAATATCCCACGCACTTCTTCATTGAGTCTGTCTTCCACCATGAGCTCCTCGAGCATCAATTCATCCACCAGTTTTATAACTTCTTCTTTCGGGAATTTCAGAACTACCATCTCTTTTTTCAGGAGGGTGTTAACTATTCCTGCGGCTATTACTGGCACTAATCCTTTATGAATCTTCATCCGTGACTACTGTTCTACAAAAGGTAAAAGGGCGATAGTACGCGCCCTCTTTATGGCCACTGTGAGTGCTCTCTGATGTTTTGCGCAGTTGCCGGTCATTCTCCTCGGCATTATCCTGCCCCTTTCAGTAAGATACCCCTTAAGGAGCCTGTTATCTTTATAGTCGATGAAGGGGGTCTTCTCCGCACAAAACTTACAGAACCTTCTCCTTTGAAACCTTCGCTGTTGCAAAAAATTCTCCTTATAGTTATAGGTCTTATATGACTTATAAGACCTATAACGTTTTTAAAAGGGCTCTATATCTGTAGTCTCCTCGGGTGGAGCGATGTCTGAATCCGAAGTACCGGCCTGTTTCCTCGATAGAAAGCGAACTGTCTGAGCAACAACTTCATACTTGCTGCGAGACTGTCCCTCTTCTGTTTCCCAGCGTCTTTCCTGAAGCCTGCCATCAACAAGCACAGAGCTGCCTTTATTCAAATACTGTCCGCACGACTCAGCCTGTTTACCGAAGACAACCACATCTATAAAAGTAACTTCCTTTTTTGTTTCTTCCCCCTGTTTGTACTGCCGGTTAACTGCAATCCTGAAGCTCGCCACAGAAGTGCCCTGTGGTGTATATCTGAGTTCAGGATCCTTTGTAAGATTTCCAATAAGGATAATTTTATTAAACATTTCTTTTCTCCCTTTCTGATATATCGGGATTTGTTGCGCCTTCCTTTGGCAGGGCAGCCTGGATCTCTTTTTTTCCTAACTTTATGACCATGAATTTAAGAATGGGATCAAAAATTTTATAAAGTTTCTCTATCTCCTGAATAGTAGACGCTGGGGATTTGAAAACCAATATAATATACAACCCTTTTTTCTGTTTTTTAATCTCATAGGCAAGTTTTTTGCGGCCCCAATTCTCTGACTTGAGGACTTCGCCGCCAGAATTGAGGATAATGTCCCTTATTTTCTCGGTTGCTCCTGCAACTTCCTCATCGCCGAGATTTGGCTCCAGGATAAAGCTACATTCGTAAAAATTCACGTTACCTCCTTATGGATTAACCCCTATTTATCGGGGTTATAAAGTCCTTACCGCATCTTACCGCAGTGGATAAGAACAAAGAGTGAGATTTTATAGCATAACTCAGAACGAAAAATCAATACTGGAAATATTAATAGCTTTATTTCAACTTAATAAAGGTGTAAAATTTATTTACAATGATAAAGGACCGGCGCAAAACATTTATAAGAAAAAAGTTTGCGTGCCCCCACTGCAAGGGGGTCTTCCCTGAAGATTTTCTTAAAAATATACGGGATATATACGCTGAGTGCCTGCACTGCAAAAAGACATTTTGTCTAAGGACCGAAGCAATTAAGCTCGATGTAAAAGTTAAGGACGAAAGGCAAGAAGAAAGGTATCTTGTGAGCCTTGATATAACATATGACGAAGTAGGCAAATTTATAAAGGACTATACAGTAAGTGTTAGTAAAGGTGGAATGTTTGTAAAAACAGATATCCGCTATGATGTAGGCGATGTAGTGGATTTATACCTTCGTATACCTAATCTGAATGAGCCCATTACGATAAGGGGCGAGGTTGTCTATACCAATTTTACTGCAGGACTTGAGGAGTCAGGCGTTGGAATAAAATTCCTGGAGATTGACAGAGACAGCAGAGAAAAGGTTATCGCTTACATAAAGCAGTGGCAAGGGGGTTGATTGCCATATCAATCATGCTTTCTATAAATAGAGTCAGGTGGAAAATTGCTTTTACCCAATGTTATTTAATACCTGATATTTTATAATTAACCATGCGGAGGACACTTACTCTTGTAATTTTTGCTGTTTTCTCTATCACCTTAGGTGCATCTGGTGGTTTGTTTTACTGGGCGCTGACTGATCTGCCTGCCATAAGAGAGCTTGAGAGATATGCGCCTGCCGAATCTTCTAAGATATACTCTGAGGAAGGGATTGTCATCGGGGAGTTTTATCTCGAAAAAAGGACGTTCATACCTCATGAGCAGATACCGCAGCATGTAAAGAATGCCCTCATTGCTATTGAAGATGTCAGGTTTTATAAACATCCAGGTGTAGACCTGAAAGGAATACTCAGGGCGCTCTGGCGTGACCTCAGGGCAGGGGAAATCGTTGAGGGTGGAAGCACCATTACCCAGCAGCTATCCAAGATGCTCTTTCTGGAACCTGAAAAGAGTGTTATAAGAAAAATTAAAGAGGCTTTTTTATCGCTTCAGATAGAGAGGAGATACACAAAAGATGAAATCCTCGGGCTCTACCTCAACCAGGCTTTTTTCGGCGCTGGCGCTTATGGGATAGAATCTGCATCACAGGTATATTTTGGAAAATCCTCCAGGGAGATGACAATTGCAGAGGCAGCGCTGCTATCCGGGATACCAAAGGCGCCGAGCCTTTATAATCCATTTAAAAATCCTGAAAAGGCGAAGCAGAGGAGGGCGATGGTCTTATCAAAGATGAGAAAGCTTGGATTTATTAATAATACTGCGGAGGCCAGAGGGAATAACTCCCTAATCCCATCAATACCGAACAAAAAGGCCCTTCAGGCCCCGTATTTTTATGAATACCTGCGGCAGATGTTAGAACTCAAATACAAGGACGGCCTTTACAGAAATGGCCTCAAGATATACAGCACACTCAATGCCCGGATGCAGTTAGAGGCAGAAAAGGCAGTCAGGGACGGAATAAAGGCTTTAGAGTCTCGCAACAGGCCTGCGATAGAGGCAGCCCTTCTTTGCATTGACCGCAAGACAGGCCAGATAAAGGCTATGGTTGGCGGAAGGAACTTCTGGGAAAGCCAGTTTAACAGGTCATATCAGGCATTGAGACAGCCTGGCTCTGCATTCAAGCCTTTTGTTTATGTTGTGGCCATTGAAAAGGGTTTTACCCCTGAAACTACACTCATTGATGAGCCTGTGAGTTATAAAGGTGCAAATGGGAAGATGTGGAGTCCCAAAAACTATAATGAGGGATATAGAGGTTCTGTGACTGTCAGAAAGGCACTGGCTGACTCCATAAACGTTGTGGCAGTGAAGCTTCTGAACCAGGTAGGTGTCAGCTCAGTCATTGAAAGAGCCAAAACCCTCGGCATTGAAAGCACGCTACACCCTTATCTATCCCTTGCCCTCGGAGCGTCGGATGTAACTTTGTTAGAACTTGTACGCGCATATGCAAGCTTAGCTAATAAAGGCATTAAATTAGAAATCATACCTTACACACAGATCAA comes from the Nitrospirota bacterium genome and includes:
- a CDS encoding arsenate reductase ArsC, with the protein product MFLCTGNSCRSQMAEGIARALGGDVIEPCSAGLISAGVHPRAIAVMKEIGIDISHQKSEIIDEDLLRQMDIIITLCGNAEASCPITPPEIKRLHWPIKDPVGTIGTEDEIMREFRRARNEIKTRIESLIAEIRRS
- the uvrB gene encoding excinuclease ABC subunit UvrB translates to MSEFKLISDFTPKGDQPEALNALSKGIIKGLRHQVLLGVTGSGKTFTIANVIANVKKPTLVIAHNKTLAAQLYGEFKNFFPENAVEYFVSYYDYYQPEAYIPSNDTYIEKDALINDDIDRLRHSATRAVLERRDTIVVASVSCIYGIGSPEDYREMHLWLEEGMRTERDVILRRLVDILYERSEEFKRGNFRVRGDIVEIFPSFSGDRAIRVEFFGDDIDAIYEFDSLTGQIFRRLAKVAIYPNSHWITPRPRLERALSSIEEELEERVEFLMKRGKNLEAQRIEQRTRFDMEMLREFGYCHGIENYSRHLSGRAPGEPPFSLVDYFPEDFLIIIDESHATMPQIRGMYEGDRSRKQTLVDYGFRLPSALDNRPLTLREFEHRVNQAIYVSATPAGYEIEQSKGRVIEQVVRPTGLMDPKMEVRPIKEQVDDLLVEIKKRATRGERVLVTTLTKRMAEDLTDYYQELGVRARYLHSDIDTLDRVEILRDLRLGNFDVLIGINLLREGLDLPEVSLVAILDADKEGFLRSERSLIQTAGRAARNINGEVILYADTTTGSMEAAIRETTRRRSLQEAYNRKNKITPKTIKKEITNILSSIYEADYWTVPAVAEEKVEYGNESIIKGLEEEMREAARNLEFERAARIRDRIKEIKKKQVEMGIKV
- a CDS encoding single-stranded DNA-binding protein — encoded protein: MFNKIILIGNLTKDPELRYTPQGTSVASFRIAVNRQYKQGEETKKEVTFIDVVVFGKQAESCGQYLNKGSSVLVDGRLQERRWETEEGQSRSKYEVVAQTVRFLSRKQAGTSDSDIAPPEETTDIEPF
- a CDS encoding DUF507 family protein; the protein is MKLSDDKVSHLTHVVLKGLLNKNTINLLAEEGQIRKEIKRVFIKELKIEEEIDLTVRKKLQSYSKKIPEGSPEWEVLYQKFFHEEMVRKGRE
- a CDS encoding penicillin-binding protein; translation: MMIKKFISTFLILTLVLSLGIATGGYLALVKAVPRIEEIKNYQPSEGTKIYADEDTLVGEFKVEKGIYVPLKKIPEHLIRAVIAVEDSR
- a CDS encoding PilZ domain-containing protein, giving the protein MIKDRRKTFIRKKFACPHCKGVFPEDFLKNIRDIYAECLHCKKTFCLRTEAIKLDVKVKDERQEERYLVSLDITYDEVGKFIKDYTVSVSKGGMFVKTDIRYDVGDVVDLYLRIPNLNEPITIRGEVVYTNFTAGLEESGVGIKFLEIDRDSREKVIAYIKQWQGG
- the prfB gene encoding peptide chain release factor 2 (programmed frameshift) — translated: MIHEEELREELKALKIGLEAIRGIFDVPSLKSRLETLQKELLSEEIWLSPAKMQELLKEKAAVEANLAPFESLQNKIEDLNVLFELSEEEDGEVFLEEIQKKLKALQSELTEAELKSLLSGQHDMDNAIMSIHPGAGGTESQDWAQMLMRMYLRWADRRGFKSEIIDLLSGEEAGIKSATITINGPYVYGYLKAEAGVHRLVRISPFDANKRRHTSFVAILVYPEIGEDVEVELKEDDLRIDTFRASGAGGQHVNKTSSAVRITHLPTGIVVACQNERSQHKNRAMAMKILRARLYDMKKKEQDKKITELIGEKKDIAWGSQIRSYTLQPYQLVKDHRTGLEKGNVDAVLDGDIDDFIKEYLLTEKKA
- the lnt gene encoding apolipoprotein N-acyltransferase, which gives rise to MNSRTKAFSRQSAGTKLDFLMPVISGVLLVLGFSPLDLYPIAWIALVPLLASLWDKHIKRAFLYGMTTGLVYFTGTVYWVFNSVNVYGKIPFVPSAIIVIALCFYLAIYVGVFSIIFNRLIKASQLPALIITPVFWVTLEFLRSYALTGFPWSSLGYSQYKFLPMIQVADITGVYGISFLVAAVNGAVFDLIYLSKRQSRMPLFPFWPTIAGLIALSIIIVSCLSYGLWRLGVETKGSSVRVSVIQGNIEQDKKWDSNFQRAAIDAYKRLTLNAVNDSPNLIVWPETSVPFIFGYDKVLSSEITEFQQQIGTYLLFGSTQVKDVKGGKYLLSNSAVLLSPDGTVASIYDKIHLVPYGEYVPLRWLFPFIDKLVTAVGDFIPGKEHTVMETPYGSLGTPVCYEIIFPGLIRKFTFSGADIIVTVTNDAWFGRSSAPSQHFSMAVFRAVENRVPIARAANTGISGFIDAKGRIKNKSALFVEAVLTENLEVGSFKKSFYSKYGDLFSFLCIIISVILIANNLYRRQ
- the rpsF gene encoding 30S ribosomal protein S6, with protein sequence MNFYECSFILEPNLGDEEVAGATEKIRDIILNSGGEVLKSENWGRKKLAYEIKKQKKGLYIILVFKSPASTIQEIEKLYKIFDPILKFMVIKLGKKEIQAALPKEGATNPDISEREKRNV
- a CDS encoding DUF507 family protein, whose product is MPVIAAGIVNTLLKKEMVVLKFPKEEVIKLVDELMLEELMVEDRLNEEVRGILRQFESEIEKGRLDYRKLFELTKKKLVRERNLVL
- a CDS encoding diguanylate cyclase, with amino-acid sequence MKKWSGRAGNKDLILLFLSVFLYVAFVFGLPHRTPYLWFLIIAIVFAIGLYQYIRFKTQWGSLGFLFPILFVIGSFIRFSGKPLFHLIYIPIIVAVSGFFPARIIIACFVAILLLGVGTTSIWPVEEQIVFYTSLLITGTSSFFIFSKNRKKLDRVAGELERLKKDAMNLDGTEDGAFGKDRLSDQVRAVLETKKAMDEMVRLIKETINADSVSFFVLKDEDLILNGSTEDISMAPIPPGKGYLSLAARQKKPVIFSKLKGRPFDLGYPRTKEIGSFICVPIIKGDLLEGIVVADSSHEDAFGEHEKDILVRFAAMIIELLHKTRVYSEVNRAAEWFKALHAVSIDLGSSLKLNEVAERLVNFALSVAPSSAAALFIIEDGRLKVMSEQGLELKDAIFPHEGTLFEWILKNKQMLIFSDIKGDRKLSVYPFNLSSTRTFLGIPILYEKKILGILSIASTEPNLLSSYDVLLLQIVCNQAAVSITNAKLHKEVEDLAITDGLTGLFNHRYFQEKLAQEFRRLERIPDALSLMLIDIDHFKKVNDTYGHPAGDAVLKGIASILRTTFRDIDILARYGGEEFAAVLIGTDIKGAEKMAERLRIHVMERPFHVDKNELRITLSIGVASYPHDSKKKDELIEKADQALYFAKRSGRNNVCLWKNISNCDVKQP
- a CDS encoding 30S ribosomal protein S18, producing the protein MQQRRFQRRRFCKFCAEKTPFIDYKDNRLLKGYLTERGRIMPRRMTGNCAKHQRALTVAIKRARTIALLPFVEQ